A region of bacterium DNA encodes the following proteins:
- the tadA gene encoding Flp pilus assembly complex ATPase component TadA: MREKLGEILIRKGLINNQQLNEALTRQKEKRKKIGETMISLGMVTEDNVYRSLGEQWGVDFISADNLSAKNANALGMVPEAFAKEHLLVPLELTGNMIVVAMADPDDIVAVDNLEKLSGKKVDAKLASPSAILNAIENSYEKIRKQGEVTEAIGDLQFFATSDEDDESLVDMSKTGGTEDAPVVKLVNLMLADAIKSRATDIHIEPYEDALVVRFRVDGVLMEVMRPPKASHAGIVSRVKILSKLNIAEKRLPQDGRFTVRAADREIDMRVSILPLVTGEKIVMRLLDKSGFAFSLATLGFDDEDSMIFRRWIRQPYGMVIISGPTGAGKSTTLFAALNEIKSVEDNITTVEDPVEYHVPGINQVQTKARIGLTFAAALRSILRQDPDKLLIGEIRDEETADIAVKFALTGHLVFSTVHANDAPSTITRLLDIGVPPFLCGSVLNLVMAQRLVRRICQHCKHEYEPEASELESLAIDTDFLKGRKFYRGRGCAQCRNTGYLGRTGIFEVLEMRRNIRSLVFDNANQDEIRNAALANGMVTLRDAAFKKIFAGITTSHELLRVTVQEI, translated from the coding sequence ATGAGAGAGAAACTTGGCGAGATTCTGATCCGCAAGGGTCTGATCAATAATCAGCAGCTCAATGAAGCTCTTACGCGCCAGAAAGAAAAGCGTAAGAAGATCGGCGAGACGATGATCTCCCTCGGAATGGTGACCGAGGACAACGTGTACCGCTCACTCGGCGAACAGTGGGGTGTGGACTTTATTTCCGCCGACAACTTAAGTGCGAAGAATGCCAACGCGCTGGGAATGGTCCCGGAAGCGTTTGCAAAGGAGCACTTGCTTGTTCCGCTTGAGCTGACCGGAAATATGATTGTGGTGGCAATGGCCGATCCGGACGACATTGTCGCGGTAGATAACCTTGAGAAGCTTTCCGGCAAGAAAGTTGACGCGAAACTTGCGTCACCCAGCGCGATCCTTAATGCAATTGAGAACTCCTACGAGAAGATTCGCAAGCAAGGTGAAGTAACTGAGGCGATCGGTGACCTGCAGTTTTTCGCTACTTCCGATGAGGATGACGAAAGCCTCGTAGATATGAGCAAGACCGGCGGGACAGAGGATGCTCCCGTGGTCAAGCTTGTCAATCTGATGCTTGCTGACGCCATTAAGTCGCGCGCAACGGACATTCACATCGAACCGTATGAAGATGCCTTGGTTGTGCGTTTCCGCGTCGACGGCGTGCTGATGGAAGTTATGCGGCCCCCCAAGGCGTCGCACGCAGGTATTGTGTCCCGTGTGAAGATTCTCTCAAAACTGAACATTGCTGAGAAACGTTTGCCGCAGGACGGCCGATTTACGGTTCGTGCGGCCGACAGAGAGATTGACATGCGTGTCTCGATCCTGCCACTCGTGACGGGTGAAAAGATTGTGATGCGTCTGCTCGATAAATCCGGATTTGCTTTCAGTCTTGCGACGCTGGGCTTCGACGATGAAGACAGTATGATTTTCCGCCGCTGGATTCGCCAGCCGTACGGAATGGTAATCATCTCCGGTCCTACCGGCGCCGGTAAATCCACGACGTTGTTTGCCGCACTGAATGAAATCAAGAGCGTTGAAGACAACATCACGACTGTCGAAGACCCGGTAGAGTATCACGTCCCGGGAATCAATCAGGTTCAGACCAAAGCAAGAATCGGCTTGACCTTTGCTGCTGCGCTGCGATCGATTCTGCGTCAGGACCCTGACAAGCTGCTGATCGGTGAAATTCGAGACGAAGAAACTGCGGATATCGCGGTCAAATTCGCATTGACCGGACACTTGGTATTCTCGACCGTGCACGCGAACGATGCTCCTTCCACGATCACCCGATTGCTGGATATTGGTGTTCCGCCATTCTTGTGCGGCAGTGTGCTCAACCTTGTGATGGCTCAGAGACTTGTACGCAGAATTTGTCAACACTGCAAGCACGAGTATGAACCGGAAGCGTCGGAACTTGAGAGTCTTGCCATTGACACAGACTTCTTGAAGGGGCGGAAGTTTTATCGCGGACGTGGCTGTGCGCAATGCCGTAACACCGGTTATCTGGGACGAACCGGTATCTTCGAAGTGCTCGAAATGCGCAGGAACATCCGCTCTCTCGTGTTTGACAATGCGAATCAGGATGAGATTCGTAATGCCGCTCTTGCCAACGGCATGGTGACGCTGCGTGACGCGGCGTTTAAGAAGATTTTTGCAGGGATTACGACGAGCCACGAGCTGTTGCGCGTGACCGTTCAAGAAATCTAA
- a CDS encoding SLBB domain-containing protein, with translation MSQKNKRLPRVQAAALALLLGLLCGTLPLSAQDAVNRTTDPLKSKYLDAAKSLPTDLSSVTAYEGVVDRDQYLVGPGDKLILQIWSPAYEEVPILVSGDGRVAVPYAGPVQVAGTALSEAERLIAAEFERALKRGRVSVSLLEPRMFRVHVTGEVLVPGTYKLRATSRVADAILEGGGIRSFLRIQNGDTIAVPQANLRLIEMRGMDGRVHAVDLLRFYRGGDLRGNPLLLDGAVIYVPPLADGPKVGVFGEVQYPDLYIFASGDNVETILNLAGGLTASADSARVTIQRSAGSTEQISLAAGGLTARLEPGDRVHVGGKPHSRVSGSAMISGQVAKPGAYMVTPGVTTVQELLDMAGGLLPGAEIRSARLERRNDDRTSAERLRLLHNPIKTLSKDDPWMLADQELSAEFSRWEYGTVVLDLSAKQKAPGWAGDVRLQDGDRLEIPEQPLGVRVLGYVNHAGEVPWIEGGDLSHYLEKAGGKNKAGWKGRAVLIKGRNGSQIRYSSKVSIDPGDVVFVPQRPRTTGWDRIKDVITVVAQLATVVLVIDSASK, from the coding sequence GTGAGTCAAAAGAATAAGCGGCTTCCGCGGGTGCAGGCCGCGGCTCTCGCGTTACTGTTAGGTTTGCTCTGTGGCACTCTTCCGTTGTCGGCGCAGGATGCGGTAAACCGCACAACCGATCCACTGAAGTCAAAGTATCTTGATGCGGCGAAGTCACTGCCAACGGATTTATCGAGCGTAACGGCGTATGAGGGCGTTGTTGACAGAGACCAGTATCTCGTCGGTCCCGGCGACAAACTGATCCTGCAGATCTGGAGTCCGGCGTATGAAGAAGTGCCGATTCTGGTGTCCGGCGATGGACGTGTTGCCGTGCCGTATGCCGGACCGGTTCAGGTAGCCGGCACGGCTCTATCGGAGGCTGAACGGCTGATTGCTGCCGAATTTGAGCGCGCGCTGAAGCGTGGCCGGGTATCGGTTTCCCTATTAGAGCCTCGGATGTTTCGCGTGCATGTTACGGGTGAAGTATTGGTTCCGGGCACGTACAAGTTGCGAGCCACGTCGCGTGTTGCGGATGCGATCCTTGAAGGCGGCGGGATTAGATCGTTTCTTCGTATTCAGAACGGCGACACAATCGCAGTTCCGCAAGCCAATCTGCGTCTCATCGAGATGCGCGGGATGGATGGCAGGGTTCACGCAGTCGATTTGTTGCGATTCTACAGGGGCGGAGATCTGCGAGGCAATCCATTGCTTCTGGACGGAGCAGTGATCTATGTTCCACCGCTCGCCGACGGCCCCAAGGTCGGGGTGTTTGGCGAGGTGCAGTATCCCGATCTCTATATCTTCGCAAGCGGCGATAATGTTGAAACGATCCTGAATCTCGCCGGAGGATTGACAGCGAGCGCCGATTCAGCAAGAGTTACGATTCAGCGATCGGCGGGAAGCACTGAACAGATCAGTCTTGCTGCAGGCGGACTGACTGCGCGCTTGGAACCAGGAGATCGTGTGCATGTTGGGGGCAAACCTCACTCTCGAGTTTCCGGTTCAGCGATGATATCCGGGCAGGTTGCTAAGCCCGGTGCATACATGGTTACCCCGGGCGTTACGACCGTCCAAGAATTGCTAGACATGGCCGGTGGTTTGCTCCCAGGTGCAGAGATACGATCCGCACGACTTGAACGACGGAATGATGACAGGACTTCAGCTGAGCGGTTGCGGCTCCTTCACAATCCTATCAAGACGTTGTCCAAGGACGACCCTTGGATGCTCGCCGATCAGGAATTGTCGGCAGAGTTTTCACGATGGGAATACGGTACTGTCGTTCTTGACTTATCGGCAAAACAGAAAGCACCCGGATGGGCCGGAGACGTTCGTCTGCAAGACGGCGATCGCCTTGAGATTCCGGAACAGCCCCTCGGTGTTCGTGTGCTTGGCTACGTGAACCACGCCGGAGAAGTGCCGTGGATCGAGGGGGGAGATCTTAGCCACTATCTTGAGAAAGCCGGAGGCAAGAACAAGGCAGGGTGGAAAGGTCGTGCGGTGTTGATCAAAGGGCGGAACGGATCGCAAATCCGCTACTCAAGTAAAGTTTCAATTGACCCGGGTGATGTTGTGTTCGTGCCTCAGCGCCCCCGCACAACAGGTTGGGATCGCATCAAGGACGTAATTACCGTTGTCGCACAACTCGCGACAGTGGTTTTGGTCATCGATAGTGCAAGTAAGTGA
- a CDS encoding sigma-70 family RNA polymerase sigma factor: MSSPQSDDQDLALIERIRSGDQRAFGELVDQYKGLVLNLVARMSGKVENAEDLAQEVFIRVWKGLHNFRGDCKLSTWIYRIALNLAIAESKTSRSKSQFYDINDPAVERGPQFVSEDEENPYAEEILLKEQMLRLLPKMPEKHRTAVVLFYLKQYSYSEISEIMEVPVGTVKSYLFRGKAWLREQMFGDSLEGQEWTE, from the coding sequence GTGTCATCTCCGCAGTCAGATGATCAGGATCTCGCATTAATCGAGAGAATCCGGTCAGGCGATCAGCGAGCTTTCGGTGAATTGGTTGACCAGTACAAAGGACTGGTTCTGAATCTGGTTGCCCGCATGTCCGGGAAGGTGGAGAATGCGGAGGACCTTGCCCAGGAAGTGTTCATTCGGGTTTGGAAGGGTCTGCATAATTTTCGCGGAGACTGCAAACTCTCGACTTGGATATACAGAATAGCCTTGAACTTAGCGATTGCAGAGAGCAAGACTTCGCGTTCCAAGTCACAATTCTATGATATTAATGACCCGGCGGTGGAACGCGGTCCGCAGTTTGTGAGTGAGGATGAGGAGAATCCCTATGCCGAAGAGATCCTCCTCAAAGAGCAGATGCTTCGATTACTTCCAAAGATGCCGGAAAAGCATCGAACTGCGGTTGTTCTCTTCTATTTGAAACAATACTCATACAGTGAGATTTCCGAAATAATGGAAGTGCCTGTGGGAACCGTGAAGAGCTACCTTTTTAGAGGAAAAGCCTGGCTACGGGAGCAGATGTTTGGGGATAGTTTGGAGGGGCAGGAATGGACAGAATGA
- the pilO gene encoding type 4a pilus biogenesis protein PilO, which translates to MRKSIFALLLLVISAGGFYYYTTYVYKTKPARIRELDESIRRENEKLIAAQIIANELKQVTRLIEGNLAQSQRDSLAEDASLPFMNQLTDILRDHDIELRVIEPKSRRTYSSYIATPYVLGVNTSYKSLVNFLNDVEKSNRLVTLDKFDLSSQVKQVQALAKQETGLTTKRPMSIELSTLTLIKQK; encoded by the coding sequence ATGAGAAAGAGTATTTTCGCACTGCTGCTCCTTGTGATCTCCGCCGGCGGCTTTTATTACTATACGACCTACGTCTATAAGACAAAGCCTGCAAGAATTCGGGAGCTTGACGAGTCCATCCGCCGCGAGAACGAGAAGTTGATTGCAGCACAGATAATTGCCAATGAACTGAAGCAAGTGACACGCTTAATCGAGGGCAACTTAGCCCAGTCGCAGCGCGATTCGCTCGCCGAGGATGCGTCGCTTCCGTTCATGAATCAATTGACGGATATCTTGCGCGATCATGATATTGAGTTGCGGGTGATTGAACCAAAGTCACGCAGGACCTACAGCTCGTATATTGCAACGCCCTACGTATTGGGAGTGAACACGAGCTACAAGTCACTGGTCAATTTCCTGAATGATGTAGAAAAGAGCAATCGTTTGGTGACGTTGGACAAGTTTGATCTTTCGAGCCAAGTCAAGCAGGTGCAGGCCTTGGCAAAGCAGGAGACGGGGCTGACGACGAAGCGCCCCATGAGCATTGAGCTGTCCACACTTACCCTCATAAAGCAGAAATAA
- a CDS encoding A24 family peptidase → MTIDTPWGGLPALPVYLVVGFLGACFGSFANVLIYRLPAELSLVRPPSRCPKCEQRISWIDNIPILSWLLLGGKCRNCKTPISVQYPLIEATSAVLAGLAVWKFGLSYAGLAYGLLFIGLLALIIIDLRHWLLPFAITVPLTIIGIVGAAFFDTIPLRESLIGSAVGFGVFLLLLLGGQWIFKKEAMGGGDVVFGAMAGSFLGWQSVLLMMFVASALGTLYALFLLMLKKDVAGRSVPFGPFLAIALVICLLWGQSMISWYLRLIGAPNS, encoded by the coding sequence GTGACTATAGACACGCCGTGGGGCGGCCTTCCGGCACTGCCCGTTTATCTCGTCGTTGGATTCCTTGGTGCCTGTTTTGGCAGTTTCGCGAATGTCTTAATCTATCGTTTGCCTGCCGAATTGTCGCTCGTGCGCCCGCCATCCCGTTGCCCCAAATGTGAGCAGCGAATCTCGTGGATTGACAATATTCCGATTCTGAGCTGGCTGTTGTTGGGTGGAAAGTGCCGGAATTGCAAGACTCCAATATCCGTCCAGTATCCGCTGATTGAAGCAACATCTGCGGTTCTCGCGGGCCTTGCCGTCTGGAAGTTTGGATTAAGTTACGCAGGTCTTGCTTACGGCCTGTTGTTTATCGGTTTGCTTGCCTTAATTATCATCGATTTGCGTCATTGGCTCTTGCCCTTCGCCATAACGGTTCCTCTGACGATAATCGGCATCGTTGGGGCTGCGTTTTTCGACACAATCCCTTTACGCGAATCCTTGATTGGATCCGCGGTCGGTTTTGGGGTATTCCTCCTCTTGTTGCTGGGAGGACAATGGATATTCAAGAAAGAAGCAATGGGCGGGGGAGACGTGGTCTTTGGGGCGATGGCTGGCAGCTTTCTGGGTTGGCAATCGGTCCTGCTGATGATGTTCGTAGCATCAGCTCTGGGGACTCTTTACGCGTTGTTTTTATTAATGTTAAAGAAGGATGTGGCGGGAAGGTCAGTCCCCTTCGGCCCGTTCCTCGCTATAGCGCTCGTTATCTGCCTGCTATGGGGCCAATCCATGATTTCGTGGTACCTTCGCCTGATTGGCGCCCCCAACTCTTGA
- the pilM gene encoding type IV pilus assembly protein PilM, with amino-acid sequence MFGLKSNLRVGLDIGSSAIKLVVAEKHGDRHRVIGAWQRDIYTAANEKYDLDGPKKGSVVPLVLEMFREAGIRPKRVSHLGSCLSGLNMATKEIRTLSMPDDEMASAITQEARKHLPLDGSESLVDYQVIGDDPREVDKLRVLIAVTTKRMFDAHVDVLRELELKPGVVDLEPLSCLNSYICRHELPDEGVVCFLNIGARRTNLLILGRKDMYFSRDLPVAGWSFTEDIMNRLNCLYMEAEEIKKRQGIAAKDLKPMASTATSASLAASLALSDKAPLEKLYDEINRSIRYYVKETGQSGIMKFILFGGSAASQDLCDFLAQRFSVPVESYDPFEVVDGTVNVKNPPQFAAAVGLALRAQAIY; translated from the coding sequence GTGTTTGGACTAAAATCTAATCTTCGCGTGGGCCTCGATATTGGCTCGTCCGCGATCAAATTGGTGGTTGCCGAGAAGCATGGTGACAGGCATCGTGTGATTGGTGCCTGGCAGCGTGATATTTACACTGCGGCCAACGAGAAGTATGATTTGGACGGACCCAAAAAGGGGTCTGTCGTGCCGCTCGTATTGGAAATGTTCCGCGAAGCCGGAATCAGGCCCAAGCGTGTCTCGCACTTGGGGTCGTGCCTCTCGGGACTGAATATGGCCACCAAGGAAATCCGCACCTTGAGCATGCCGGATGACGAAATGGCCTCGGCGATCACGCAGGAAGCGCGCAAGCACTTGCCGCTGGATGGCTCCGAGTCCCTTGTTGACTATCAGGTCATCGGCGACGATCCGCGTGAAGTGGACAAGCTCCGAGTGCTGATTGCCGTGACAACCAAGCGCATGTTTGATGCGCATGTTGACGTTTTGCGCGAGCTTGAACTAAAGCCCGGCGTGGTCGATCTTGAACCTTTGTCGTGCTTGAATTCCTACATCTGTCGCCACGAGTTGCCCGATGAGGGCGTCGTTTGCTTCCTGAACATCGGCGCGCGTCGGACGAACCTGCTGATTCTCGGTCGCAAGGATATGTACTTCAGCCGCGACCTTCCGGTGGCGGGGTGGAGTTTCACCGAAGACATCATGAACCGTCTGAACTGTCTCTATATGGAGGCAGAGGAGATCAAGAAGCGGCAAGGGATAGCAGCCAAGGACTTGAAACCAATGGCGTCTACCGCAACAAGTGCGTCGTTAGCCGCAAGCCTTGCATTATCTGACAAGGCGCCACTTGAAAAGCTATACGATGAAATCAACCGTTCGATTCGCTACTACGTGAAGGAGACGGGACAGAGCGGAATCATGAAGTTCATCCTGTTCGGCGGCAGCGCGGCTTCGCAGGATTTGTGTGACTTCTTGGCCCAGCGTTTCAGCGTACCTGTGGAATCTTACGACCCGTTTGAAGTCGTGGACGGCACCGTGAACGTGAAGAATCCTCCTCAATTTGCCGCTGCGGTTGGTCTCGCACTGCGAGCACAGGCGATTTACTAA
- a CDS encoding prepilin-type N-terminal cleavage/methylation domain-containing protein, which produces MLNRLIRRRKNQKGFTLIEILIVVVIVAILAAISVPIYLEYVNSARASDAKTAINSIWQAAQIYYQDRGEWPGAVEDLQDTKYLDLSEATRLQWTFNFTGSPPDEIIATSTDQMRGGAGKEVRYRIKEGRWFGYGLPEPDEN; this is translated from the coding sequence ATGTTGAACCGACTCATTCGTCGGCGGAAGAACCAGAAGGGTTTTACCCTTATCGAAATTCTGATCGTGGTGGTCATTGTGGCCATTCTCGCCGCGATTTCGGTACCGATCTACCTTGAATATGTGAACAGTGCTCGTGCCAGCGATGCCAAGACCGCAATTAACTCGATCTGGCAAGCAGCTCAGATCTATTATCAGGACCGCGGCGAGTGGCCGGGTGCTGTTGAAGACCTTCAGGATACGAAGTATCTGGATCTCTCGGAGGCAACAAGACTTCAGTGGACCTTTAACTTCACAGGTTCACCACCGGATGAAATCATTGCCACGTCGACCGACCAAATGCGCGGCGGCGCCGGCAAGGAAGTCAGATACCGGATTAAGGAAGGCCGCTGGTTTGGGTACGGCCTGCCGGAACCCGACGAGAACTAA
- a CDS encoding type IV pilus twitching motility protein PilT, whose translation MNIFDLLRFAVDQGASDLHLSSGSIPMIRVHGRMRKLNLPRMAHATLENIVQQVLTREQLERFLEMKEIDFSAKLEDIARFRVNVFQQINGYGAVFRTIPAEIRSFEELGLPEVMRDLADRDRGLVLLTGPTGSGKTTTLATMVDWINEYKELHIITIEDPVEFFHDSKNCMMNQRELGANTHSFANALRAALREDPDVILVGEMRDLETISLALTAAETGHLVFATLHTSSAAKTIDRIIDIFPAAQKTQVRSMLAESLEAVVAQKLLPRKDGNGRVVAAEIMVATTAVRNLIREDKIYQIPSVIQSGGKSGMQSLDQDLMRLLHKGMISRETAAHVAENSKLFEVNLSE comes from the coding sequence ATTAACATCTTTGATCTGCTTCGGTTTGCCGTGGATCAGGGCGCATCGGACTTGCACCTGTCCAGCGGATCTATTCCGATGATTCGCGTGCATGGTCGCATGCGCAAGCTGAACCTGCCGCGTATGGCTCACGCAACCCTTGAGAATATCGTTCAGCAGGTGCTGACTCGTGAGCAGTTGGAGCGATTCCTCGAAATGAAGGAAATCGACTTCTCTGCCAAGCTTGAGGATATCGCCCGTTTTCGTGTCAACGTATTCCAGCAGATTAATGGATACGGCGCGGTATTCCGGACGATTCCCGCGGAAATCCGCTCATTTGAAGAGTTGGGTTTGCCGGAAGTCATGCGGGACTTGGCGGATCGTGACCGAGGCTTGGTGCTCTTGACCGGTCCGACTGGGTCTGGCAAGACTACGACTCTGGCCACGATGGTGGATTGGATTAACGAGTATAAAGAGCTTCACATCATCACGATTGAAGACCCGGTCGAGTTCTTCCATGATTCCAAGAACTGCATGATGAACCAGCGCGAGCTGGGTGCGAATACACACAGTTTTGCGAACGCGCTTCGTGCGGCACTTCGTGAAGACCCGGATGTCATTCTGGTCGGCGAAATGCGCGACCTCGAAACTATATCGCTTGCGCTGACTGCGGCTGAGACGGGTCACCTTGTATTCGCGACGCTGCACACTTCAAGCGCGGCAAAGACGATTGATCGTATTATTGACATTTTCCCTGCCGCCCAGAAGACCCAGGTGCGCTCGATGCTTGCCGAGTCTTTGGAAGCGGTGGTGGCACAAAAACTGCTTCCGAGAAAAGACGGGAATGGCCGGGTCGTCGCCGCTGAAATCATGGTTGCGACTACGGCTGTCCGCAATTTGATTCGCGAAGATAAGATTTACCAGATTCCCTCCGTCATTCAGTCGGGCGGCAAATCGGGCATGCAGAGCCTCGATCAGGACCTTATGCGTTTGCTGCATAAGGGCATGATCAGCAGAGAGACTGCGGCTCACGTGGCAGAGAATTCCAAGTTGTTCGAGGTTAATCTCTCGGAGTAA
- a CDS encoding type II secretion system F family protein, translating into MPTYSYVIKDAAGNRQEDNLKAASYEAAVEALRRRGAAQIVSVREIKGGLALDEMSVGEQIGLAIYRWRTRIPLKTLVFFTRQLSTMFSAGLTIERAIQNLLAEERNYRFKKVLVQVATDLKKGYALSEALAKHPGVYSNLYVALVHAGEVSGNLHVILEQLSDYLESVADTQRKVISAMSYPVFSVIFLTIVITILMVFIVPMFEDVYSKFSARLPFATLVLMNISKLMVNQAPLVFAVALAVIAGLWILTKTKRGGLVWDNMKLRFPVFGNLLMSSLMDKFARTFGILIGSGVPVLESLSHSIRVVENRVIGNALRDAQHMIKDGYAISVAMKKTGVFPPIMVQLIQTGEETGEINKLLEKVSEFYSKQVDATIGRLTSLIEPLLIILIGGVIGIILIAIYLPVFMLGRAIQASG; encoded by the coding sequence ATGCCGACATACAGTTACGTCATCAAAGACGCCGCGGGAAACCGTCAGGAAGATAATCTCAAGGCGGCGAGCTACGAAGCCGCCGTAGAAGCTCTGCGCCGCCGTGGCGCTGCGCAGATCGTCTCGGTGCGCGAAATCAAAGGCGGACTTGCGCTCGATGAAATGAGCGTCGGGGAACAGATCGGCCTTGCGATCTACCGTTGGCGAACGCGAATACCGCTCAAAACACTGGTGTTCTTCACTCGCCAGCTTTCCACGATGTTCTCTGCCGGTTTGACCATCGAGCGTGCTATTCAGAACCTGTTGGCTGAAGAACGCAATTACCGCTTCAAGAAAGTTCTCGTACAGGTTGCGACGGATCTTAAAAAGGGTTATGCGTTGTCCGAGGCACTGGCAAAGCACCCCGGTGTGTATTCCAACCTCTATGTGGCATTGGTTCATGCCGGCGAAGTTTCCGGTAACCTGCACGTTATTTTAGAGCAATTGTCCGACTATTTGGAATCGGTCGCGGATACGCAGCGAAAAGTCATTTCAGCAATGTCGTATCCGGTATTTTCCGTAATCTTCTTGACCATTGTTATTACGATCCTGATGGTCTTCATCGTGCCGATGTTCGAGGACGTCTATTCCAAATTCTCTGCCCGATTACCGTTTGCAACACTGGTCCTGATGAACATTTCCAAGTTGATGGTTAATCAGGCGCCGTTAGTCTTCGCAGTGGCGCTGGCGGTTATTGCCGGCCTCTGGATTCTGACAAAAACCAAGCGGGGAGGCTTGGTTTGGGACAACATGAAGCTCAGGTTTCCCGTTTTTGGAAATCTGCTGATGTCCTCCCTTATGGACAAGTTCGCCCGTACATTCGGTATTTTGATCGGCTCAGGTGTCCCGGTGCTCGAGTCTCTCAGTCATTCCATTCGCGTCGTTGAGAATCGAGTGATCGGAAACGCTCTCCGCGATGCACAGCACATGATTAAAGACGGCTACGCGATTTCCGTGGCAATGAAGAAGACGGGTGTTTTCCCGCCCATCATGGTTCAGCTGATTCAGACGGGTGAAGAGACCGGTGAGATCAATAAGCTGTTGGAAAAGGTTTCGGAATTCTATTCCAAACAGGTGGACGCGACAATTGGCCGACTGACGTCTTTGATTGAGCCGCTCTTGATCATTTTAATCGGCGGCGTTATCGGTATCATTTTGATCGCAATTTATCTTCCCGTCTTCATGCTTGGCCGCGCAATTCAAGCTTCAGGATAA